The Candidatus Hydrogenedentota bacterium genomic interval GGAAGTCGCGCAGTTGCCTCCCGACGAGCGCGGACCCTTCCGTGAAGAATTGGGCCTCGGCGAGGAATCGCGCGTGCGATTCCTGCATTCCGCCTACGACATGCTCGGCCTCATGAGTTTCCTCACCGCGGGCGAACCCGAGGTTCGCGCATGGACCATCACCAAGAACACGCGCGCGGTCGATGCCGCCGCCGTCATCCACTCCGACATCGCGCGGGGGTTCATCCGCGCGGAGATTGTCAATTACGACCATTTCGTCGCGGCAGGTTCCATGCCCAAGGCCAAAGAGGCGGGTCACGTCCGGCTGGAAGGCAAAGAGTACATCATGCAGGACGGGGACATCGTGTTGTTCCGGTTTAACGTGTGACCTGATCATTCTCCAGCGTGTCCGTAGCGTGCCACGCGCAAGACGTTGAGGTTATGTCGTGAAGCGCCGAACGTTTTTACAGACTGCGATTGGCGGGTTGTCCGCCGCGACGGCGGCGGTACGCGCGAATGCGGTGGCAAAAGCATCCCGACCCAATCTTGTGTACGTATTCGCGGACCAATGGCGCGCACAAGCCGCCGGGTATGCGGGTGACCCGAATGTGAAGACTCCCCATGTTGACCGTTTCGCGGGAGAGTGCATTAACGTGCGCAACGCGATTTCGGGTTGGCCGGTATGCTCGCCGTATCGAGGAAGCCTCATCACGGGGCAGTATCCGCTGACGCACGGCATCTTCATGAACGACGTGCCGCTGGGCGACACGGGCGTGTCGTTTGGCGAAGCGCTCCAAGGCGCAGGATATGCGACGGGCTACATCGGCAAGTGGCATCTCGACGGCCACGGGCGTTCCAACTTCATCCCGCGCGAACGCAGGCAAGGTTTTGATTTCTGGCGGGTCCTGGAATGCACGCACGACTACAACCACTCCGAGTATTTCGCCGACGACGAGACGAAACGCGTATGGGACGGCTACGACGCCATTGCGCAGACGAGCGAGGCCGAGGGGTATATCCGCGATAGGGCGAAGAACGGACCGTTCGCGCTGTTCCTGTCGTGGGGCCCGCCGCACAATCCCTACGAGACGGCTCCCGAGCAGTACCGCGCTATGTACTCTCCGGAGAAGCTTGTTCTACGCCCAAACGTGCCGCGCGAAGCGGAGCAATGGGCGCGCAAAGACTTGGCCGGTTATTACGCGCATTGCACGGCACTCGACGATTGCGTGGGAAGTCTGCTGAAGACGCTGGACGAATGTGGCGTCGCGGAAGACACCATCTTCGTCTTCACCTCCGATCACGGCGACATGCTGGGTTCGCAGGGAGAGATGCGCAAGCAACGCCCGTGGGACGAATCGATTCGTGTGCCGTTTCTCTTGCGCTATCCGCGCAAGTTCGGTCTGCGCGCGCGCTCGTGTGGGGCCATGCTGAATTCGCCCGACATCATGCCAACGATATTGAGCCTGTGCGATGTGCCGGCGCCGTCGAGCGTGGAAGGCCGCGACTTGTCGCGCGCGCTCACGCGACGGCGAGCCGAAGAAGACGATGCCGCGTTGCTGGCGTGTTATACGCCGTTCGGAGAATGGACCCGCGAAAAAGGCGGACGCGAATACCGCGGCGTCCGTACCCCGCGTTACACCTACGTCCGTGACCTGAACGGACCGTGGCTCCTTTACGACAACGAAAAGGACCCTTACCAGCAGCGCAATCTCTGTGAATCCGAACCGGAATTGCGCGCGCGTCTCGATACACTGCTCGCGAAGAAGCTTAAAGAAGCGGGAGACGAGTTCCTTCCGGGCGATGCCTACATCGCAAAATGGGGTTACAGGACGGACAAAACGGGGACGGTACCCTATAAACCTTGAAGTGGATTGCTGTGCCGGATTTCGAGTTGGCCCGAACGTCCCTTCAGACTGTCCGGCCGCCGTGCGCTTGAGTTGAGTCACCCTGCCTGCTTGATTCCCCGTCCCTGTTAGCCTAGGATTAGGCGTTCTTTGTGCGTTCACGCAATGTGGTACGCGCGAGAGCCGATGCCGGGTCCCGGGGGGCTCTATGTGCGCTTGCGCGCCATGTACCGGTCCGGTCGTGTGGCCATATAGGGGAATAAAGGACCTAGCCATGAATCCTACCGCGCGTATTCAGCTTTCCGTAATGATGTTCATTCAGTTTTTTGTGTGGGGTGTCTGGTTTGTGACGCTCGGCACGTACTTGGGAGGCCTGAAGTTTTCAGGAGCGGCCATTGGCAACGCCTACAGTACAACGAACTGGGCCGCCATTGTCTCGCCGTTTTTTGTGGGAATGATTGCCGATCGTTTCTTCTCCGCCGAGAAGGTGATGGGCATCCTCCACTTGGCCGGAGGTTTGGTTCTTTACTATCTGTCCAAAGTGACCGATCCCGGTGAATTCTTTTTTGTTGCGTTGGCATATGCGCTTTGCTACATGCCAACGCTGGCGCTCGTGAACGCCATATCGTTCCATCAGATGTCCGATCCCGCCAAGCAATTCCCGGGTGTGCGCGTGCTTGGTACCATCGGCTGGATCGTAGCCGGCTTTGTGGCGAGCTTCCTGGGTGAAGGCACCAACCGGCCAATAATCGCAGCGGCCGTAGCTTCCCTTATTCTCGGCATCTACTGCTTCACGCTGCCGAACACACCGCCCAAGTCGCACGGCAAGAAAGTCACGGTCAGCGATATTCTTGGATTGGATGCTCTGCGTCTGTTGAAAGACTGGTCGTTCAGCGTGTTCATTGTATGTTCGCTGCTGATCTGCATTCCGCTTGCTTTCTACTACAACTACACGAACATGTTCTTGAACGCGCACGAAGTGGCCAACGCCGCCGCGAAGCAGAGCATGGGGCAGATGTCCGAAGTGTTCTTTATGCTTGTCATGCCGTTTTTCTTTGCGCGGCTGGGCGTCAAGAAGATGCTCCTGGTCGGTATGATCGCATGGGCTGTCCGTTACTTCTTCTTTGCCTACGGCAACTCGGGCTCGCTCATCATGCTTTGGTACATTGGTATCCTCTTGCACGGCATCTGCTACGACTTCTTCTTTGTGACCGGTCAGCTCTACGTGGACAAAAAGGCGCCCGAAGACGTGCGAGCCAGTGCACAGGGTTTCATCGGCCTCGTGACTTACGGCGCGGGCATGGCCATCGGATCGACAGCCTCGGGACACATTGTCGATTACTTCAAGCTTTCGGAGGCAGTTGGCAAGGTTGAACACAATTGGACCAGCCTGTGGTTGGTGCCGGGCACGATGGCTATCGTAATCACTGTTCTTTTTGTGTTGTTCTTCCACGAAAACAACAAGGACAAGGCCTCCGCATAGCCGTTATACTTAGCTGAAACGCGATTCCCGCTGGCTGGTTTCGGCTGGCGGGAATCTTGTTTTTGCCCCCTTCCTCTGTGCGAGACTCTATGCCAGACGTGCAAGGCGCGGGGACATGTTCGTATGGACCGATCCGAAGCAGAATCACGGTTCACTGAGGCCAACGAGTGCTATCTTCAGGGGGAATACAGCCGCGCGCTGGACATTTTGCTTGATCTGGAGCGCGCGTTTCCCGACAACCACCGCATCATCAAGGCCAAAGCCCAAACCCTTTTCAAGATTGGGCGTCACCAGGAAGCGTTGCACCTTTGCGACCGGCTGCTCATCGAATTCGGCTACGAAAAGGCCCGCCTGTTTCGAGACCGGATTGCCTCGGAGATGGGTCACGAAGATACTCCGGCCAGACCGATCCCTGCGGGACCTCCCGCCTTGCCTACGAGCGATGATTCGCCTGCCGATGTGGAGGAAGGGGAAGAGGAACCTCAGCAACCGAAGCAAAGGCGTTTCCAAATCAAGCCGGTCCGCCTTGCCATACTCGTTTCGCTGATTATCGGAATGTACTTCGGTCGCGTTCCTTATTGGCTTGGGGGCGGCCTCATCGTCGCATACTTCCTCATCAAGCTCGCCATGCGCGCGGCGATTTATCGTCTATTCACCATCCCCTTCAAGTTGAAAGGCAAAGCCCTTGAGGACGCGACCGTCGAGTTGCACGGATTCGAATGGACGGAGAAGCCGGCGACGGTACCCGATGACGATGAAGATGAAGAGGCCAAGAAGCCACGCGCGCCGCTGCGGTACGCCTGGATCGAGGTGACCATCACGCCGCTCGTGCGGTCGCGCGGATTCACCCACTGGGAACCCGGCGAACTGATGCTCGCGTCCGCCAACGAGAAGTTCCGCGGGTTGGACGACCTCGACAAGTGTCACCGTATCCTCACCGTCAAGTTCATCACCGATGGGCAGGAGCAGGACGACGAAGGGTACAAGGTACACGGCCCGCAACGGCTCAAATTGCTGGCCGGGCTGCCTGAAGGGGAAACCGAATTCAAATTCGTGTATTACACGGAAGTATTCGGTACCATCTCTCTCCACGAGTAGCATTTGCGGTTACGCTGAGGGAGAGAGCAGTTCGGGATGATGCGAATCGGCGTCAATACCCTTTTCCTGATTCCCACCGAAGTGGGAGGGACGGAGATCTATGTCCGGAGTATTTTGCCCGCCATGCAGGCGGAAGCTCCCGACATCGAACTCGTCGTGTTCACCAACGAGGAGAATCACGAGTCGTTCTCCGAATACGAGCGCGTCCTAATTCCGGTGAAAGCCCGTTCCCGCGCGGCGCGCGTAATTGCAGAACAAGTGACACTGCCGCGTGCCGCGAAAAAGGCACGCATCGATGCGCTGTATTCTCCGGGATACACATGTCCGCTATGGAGTCTATGCCCTCAAGTCGTCACGATTCACGACACACAGATTCTTGACTATCCCGAGACCTTTCCGTGGTTGTCGCGCACCGTGCAGTACGTGCTCGTCGGACGCGGCGCCCGACGCGCCGGCGCTGTCACCACCGTTTCCGAGTTTTCCAAGGGGCGCATCGCGGACCGCTACGGCGTCCAACGCGACCGCATTTTTGTTGCGCATTCGTCGTTGTCGGGCCTCTTCTCCCATGCGCAACCCTGCACGGAAGAACGCCCCTTCCTCATCTATATTGCCGCAACCTATCCGCACAAGAATGCGACGCGGCTTGTCAACGCGTTTGCATCGATTGCGGACCGGATACCCCACCACTTGGTGCTGATTGGCCAGCCTCGCGCCGGGGAACCTCCCACGCATCCGCGCGTGAAACGCCTGCACCATATCCCGTATCTTGAACTGGTGGGCCTGGTGCAGGCTGCGGATCTGATGGTGTTCCCTTCGTTGTACGAGGGGTTCGGCAGACCCGTCGTCGAAGCCCAGGAAGCAGGAACGCGGGTAATTGCCGCGCGGGCGGGCAGCGTGCCCGAAATCGGCGGTGAAGGAGCCACGTACTTTGACGGTACAAGCGAAGACGCCATCGCGCAGGCGATCCTCGACGCATTGAACGAACCGCGCGAACAACGGGAACGATATCTCGCGATCGGTCGCGAGAACGCCAAGCGGTTTACGTGGCCGGCTTGCGCGCGCCAGACGATTGCCGCGATTCATTACGCGGTAGACAACACATGATCGGACAGGGCGGGGAAGGGGAGCAATTGAGCATGGAGGCCGCGGAATCGCGAGGGTTCAGGCGTTGGTTGAGTAGTCCATGGTTCGCTGCATTTCTCGTCATCCTCGCGATTGGCCTAACGAGTCCCTGCCTGACTACCGGCTTCGGGACCGACGACTACTTCTTTCTCGCGTCGTTCAAGGGGTTCCCGGGGCTCCCGGAGTACCGCCAGGATCCAATGAAGACGTTCGTCTTTTCCGACGGAAACCCGGAGCGCAATGCCGCCTTAATGGATCGAGGGGTCTCGCCCTGGTGGTCGGTCAACGAAGGAAAGCTGGCATTCTGGCGCCCACTGGCTTCGCGCTTGCATTGGCTGGACTACAAACTGTTTGGCGAAAACCCGGACCCGATGCACATCGAGAACATGCTGTGGTATGCGGCGCTGTGCGCATTGCTCTTCGTGATGTATCGAAGACTGATGACTCCAATCTGGGTCGCGGGCTTCGCGGCGCTTCTCTACACCATCGACAGCGACAACGGCATGAACGTCGGCTGGATTTCCAGCCGGAACACGCTCATGTCCGCGTGCCTTATCGTGGCGACAGTCTTTGCGCATCACCGCTGGCGCGGAGAGAAATCCTTGGCAGCGGGAGTGCTTGCGCCGGTGTCTCTTCTCATTGGCTTGCTATGCGGCGAGGCGGCAATGGGAGCGCTGGCATACCTGTTCGCATATGCGCTATTCATGGATCGGGCAAAGTGGCCGGCGCGATTTGCGGCATTGGTCCCATGCGGAACCGTGTTCGCCGTGTGGTTCCTTTCCTATCGAGCCATGGGATACGGAACCGTCGGTTCCTCGTGGTACCTCGATCCCGGTCACGTGCCGCTCGCGTTTCTTAATCGCCTCCTGATTCACTTCCCTGCGCTGCTCACCAATCAGTTCATCGGCGAACCCAACACTGTGGCGCGGGTACTCGGTGGCGCGTCAGCGATCACGCAGGCACTGGGTCTCGTTGCGCTTGCGCTGATTTTCCTCGCGCTGTACCCACTGCTTCGGCGCTCACCCGTGGCGCGATTTGCTGGACTTGGTTCGCTGCTGTCCATGCTGCCTGTTTGCACCGTCGTGCCACAGCCTAGGCTCATGCTCATCCCCGGTTTTGGCGGAATGATTCTGATCGCCTTGTATATGCATGGCGTATTCTCGAAGGCCGCTTGGGTTCCGCGCAAAGCGCGTCCGATCATGTTGGTATTGGCCGGTGCGTGGGTGGTGCTACACGTGGTCATCCCCACGTACATGATGACGATCATGCCGCGTATGGTGGGAAGCTACACGCAGAAACTCGACCTGGCGTTTGACGATCTCCCGCGCTCAGAATCGGACCTCGATAAGACAGTCACCATCCTGCAAGCCCCCAACGATTTCACGAGTTGGTACTTTCACATCATGCGGTCCGCACGCGCGGAGATCATTCCCAAGCACACGCGCACGCTCGCAACGGGCGACAGAGGCATCACAGTCAGCAGACCCGACGCCCAAACACTCATTTTGCGCTCGGAAAAGGGTTTGGTTCGCAACAAGATCACAAGTATCTACCGCGGACCCGGCTATCCCATGCAGAAAGGTGACACCGTGACCCTTACGGGGATGACGGCCACCGTTCGCGAAGTCACTGCCGAAGGTTGGCCCATCGAAGCAGCGTTCCAATTCTCTGTGCCCTTGGAGGACGCTTCGCTGCAATGGTACTGCGCGGCTTCAATACCCCTTAAGCCGTATTCGTTCATCAAGAGCACGCGGTTTGTGCCGGTGGCCCCACCCTCAATCGGCGAAACAACTACTGTAGAAGATTTGGTGGCACGTTCCCCAAGGTACCAGGAACTTAAGACTGCATTCCCCGAAAAGGTGAAGTGAGTTGGATATTGGAGACACATCAGGAGGGCGAGTCTCGCGCATTACGCCTTGGGTGTACGCGGCTGCGCTGATTCTGTTGACGCTCGCGGCCTACTCCAAGGTCCATACGTTCGAATATGTGTTCTACGACGACGACGCATATGTCACTCAGAACGCCGTTGTCAAAGCGGGCCTGAGCTGGTACGGCGTAGCGTGGGCGTTCTCAAGCGGGCACGCGGCAAATTGGCATCCGCTGACCTGGTTGTCGCACATGGCCGATGTGATGTTGTTCGGGCTCAATCCCGCCGGTCCGCACCTTGTCAATCTGGGCTTTCACATTCTCAATACCCTATTGCTCTTCCACCTGCTGCGACGAATGACTAATTCGGATGGACGCAGCGCCTTCGTCGCGGCATTGTTCGCACTCCATCCGCTCCACGTGGAGTCTGTCGCCTGGATCTCGGAGCGCAAAGACGTGCTCAGCACGTGTTTCTGGTTTCTGACAATGCTTGCATACGTGTATTTCACGGAACGCCGAACCGTGATCCGTTACGC includes:
- a CDS encoding sulfatase gives rise to the protein MGGLSAATAAVRANAVAKASRPNLVYVFADQWRAQAAGYAGDPNVKTPHVDRFAGECINVRNAISGWPVCSPYRGSLITGQYPLTHGIFMNDVPLGDTGVSFGEALQGAGYATGYIGKWHLDGHGRSNFIPRERRQGFDFWRVLECTHDYNHSEYFADDETKRVWDGYDAIAQTSEAEGYIRDRAKNGPFALFLSWGPPHNPYETAPEQYRAMYSPEKLVLRPNVPREAEQWARKDLAGYYAHCTALDDCVGSLLKTLDECGVAEDTIFVFTSDHGDMLGSQGEMRKQRPWDESIRVPFLLRYPRKFGLRARSCGAMLNSPDIMPTILSLCDVPAPSSVEGRDLSRALTRRRAEEDDAALLACYTPFGEWTREKGGREYRGVRTPRYTYVRDLNGPWLLYDNEKDPYQQRNLCESEPELRARLDTLLAKKLKEAGDEFLPGDAYIAKWGYRTDKTGTVPYKP
- a CDS encoding nucleoside permease produces the protein MNPTARIQLSVMMFIQFFVWGVWFVTLGTYLGGLKFSGAAIGNAYSTTNWAAIVSPFFVGMIADRFFSAEKVMGILHLAGGLVLYYLSKVTDPGEFFFVALAYALCYMPTLALVNAISFHQMSDPAKQFPGVRVLGTIGWIVAGFVASFLGEGTNRPIIAAAVASLILGIYCFTLPNTPPKSHGKKVTVSDILGLDALRLLKDWSFSVFIVCSLLICIPLAFYYNYTNMFLNAHEVANAAAKQSMGQMSEVFFMLVMPFFFARLGVKKMLLVGMIAWAVRYFFFAYGNSGSLIMLWYIGILLHGICYDFFFVTGQLYVDKKAPEDVRASAQGFIGLVTYGAGMAIGSTASGHIVDYFKLSEAVGKVEHNWTSLWLVPGTMAIVITVLFVLFFHENNKDKASA
- a CDS encoding CDC27 family protein, which gives rise to MDRSEAESRFTEANECYLQGEYSRALDILLDLERAFPDNHRIIKAKAQTLFKIGRHQEALHLCDRLLIEFGYEKARLFRDRIASEMGHEDTPARPIPAGPPALPTSDDSPADVEEGEEEPQQPKQRRFQIKPVRLAILVSLIIGMYFGRVPYWLGGGLIVAYFLIKLAMRAAIYRLFTIPFKLKGKALEDATVELHGFEWTEKPATVPDDDEDEEAKKPRAPLRYAWIEVTITPLVRSRGFTHWEPGELMLASANEKFRGLDDLDKCHRILTVKFITDGQEQDDEGYKVHGPQRLKLLAGLPEGETEFKFVYYTEVFGTISLHE
- a CDS encoding glycosyltransferase family 4 protein, with product MMRIGVNTLFLIPTEVGGTEIYVRSILPAMQAEAPDIELVVFTNEENHESFSEYERVLIPVKARSRAARVIAEQVTLPRAAKKARIDALYSPGYTCPLWSLCPQVVTIHDTQILDYPETFPWLSRTVQYVLVGRGARRAGAVTTVSEFSKGRIADRYGVQRDRIFVAHSSLSGLFSHAQPCTEERPFLIYIAATYPHKNATRLVNAFASIADRIPHHLVLIGQPRAGEPPTHPRVKRLHHIPYLELVGLVQAADLMVFPSLYEGFGRPVVEAQEAGTRVIAARAGSVPEIGGEGATYFDGTSEDAIAQAILDALNEPREQRERYLAIGRENAKRFTWPACARQTIAAIHYAVDNT